GGTCGAGATAGAAGGCGCCCTTCATCTTGTTGGTGTTGATCGTCGAGGTGTTGCCCGTCGGATCGGTCGCCGGGCAGCTGCCGGGCGTGCACTCGATATATTCGTTCGAGTAGACGCCGTCCGAGAACCAGCGCTCGGTGAGCGAGAGCGAGAACGTGTCCGTATCCCAGCTCTGGATGCCGAACACCTTCCACTTCGGCGTGTTGCCGCGGTTGTTGCCGGCCTGCTCCGTGGGGATCGTGCCCGGCAGGCCCGAGGTTTCGGTATAATGCAGCGTGCGCGTGGCCAGGCCGCGGATCGTGAAGGAACCCGGCAGGCCGACGCCACTCAGCGGACGGCGATAGCTCGCCTCGATATCGAAGCCGTTGGTGCGCACCTTCGCGAAGTTGAACAGCTGCTCGTTGACGAACAGCGGGCCCCTGGCGATGTCGAGATTGAAGGACGAGCAGAACTGGGTGATGTTCTGCTGGAAGCACTGATTGATCGCCGACTGGCCCGTGAAGGGCGTGATGATGCCCTTCACCTTGATGTCGTAATAATCGAACGACGCGTTGAAGCCGGGCAGGAAGCCGGCCTGCGCGCCGTTGAACACGACGCCGCCCGTGGTGTTGCGCGAGGTTTCGGGCTTGAGCGCCGTGTTGCCGATCGTGTTCGACGGCGCCTGCACGAACTGTCCGGCCGTCGGCGATGTGCCGGGCGCCCGCGTATCGAGATACGTCGCGTTCGCGAAGGTCGGCGTGCGGAACAGTTCCGAAAGGTTCGGCGCACGCACGTCACGCGAGGTCACGGCGCGCAGGCGGATGCCCTTCAGCGGCGTGTCCCACGTGCCGCCGATCTTCCAGCTGTTGATCCAGCCCGACGTGCTGTAGCGCGTGCGGCGGAAACCGCCGTTCAGGTTCATGCGGCCGATCATGTCTTCGTTCGAGATCGGCACGTCGAGCTCGATATAGCCTTCGTTGACATTATACCGGCCGCTGCCGTTCTTGTAGTTGCCGGCGTACCAGTTGCCGCCCGTCGTCGTGTTCTGCGTCGGATCGGCCGGATAGTCGGCCGTGTTCGGATTGTCCGCCGTCACGCCGTTGCCGTACGGATCGGCCTTCGTCTTGAACCATTCCCGGCGATATTCGTATCCGAAGGCGACCGATACCGGGCCGGCCCACGTCTCGAACGGCTGACCGTTGATGTTCAGGGCCGCCGCGTTCTGGCTCGACCAGGTGTGCTGGTACGGGCCGATCTTGGGCTTCACATAGTTGAGCGCCGCTTCGGTCACCCCGCCGTCGCCGATGATGTTGAGCGCGACGCAGCCGGCCGCGCGCGCGGCCGCGCTGGAGCAGCCGATCGTGCCGTCAGGCAGACGCACGGCCTGGTAGGCGGCCCTGAACCGGCTGAGGTTGAGCATGTTGTAGACGTTCAGGTTGGTATAGTTGTGCCCATATTCGTAATAGGCGTCGTAGCTCCATCCCGTGCCCAGCGCCTCGAACTTGCCGGTCGCGCCGATCACGCCGCGCAGGCTGGTGCGCACCGGGACGACCCGGATGAAGTCACCGAGCTGCGCGAGCGCCGAGCCATATTGGAACGAGGTGATGTTGTTGTTGGTGCAGGCCTGCTGGATGGAGGCCGGCAGGAACGGGTTGGCGTTCACGTTGGCCAGGCCGCACTGGATGGTGAGGTTGGCCTGCTGGGCGTAGCCCGGATTCGGCGAGTTCTCCGACTTCACGCGTGACGCGTTGAAGGTGAAGTAGATCTCGTTATCCGGCGCGAAATCGTAGCCGACGCGGGTGTAGGCGTTGAAGCGCTCCAGCTTCGAGGCGAGGCTGGTGCCCGCGCCCACGACGCCGCTGGTATCGCCGCCGGAACAGAAGGACGGCGTACAATTCGTCACCGCACCGGTGCCGGTGGGTACGCCGTTCGAGCCATATTGGAACTGGTAGGGCTGGCCGTTGGCGCCGAAGGCGATGCCCTGCAGCGGGCCGGAGGTGATCAGGCCATATTTCGAATATTGATATTGCTGCGCGTTCTGGATGTAGAAGATGCGCGGCTGGCCGGCGGGTGTGTTGGTGGTGCCGGTCTGCACGAAAGCGGGCGAATTATACCAGTCGCGCCCATTGGCGCCGACAATGCCGAAGCCCGGATTGGGCACGCCGCCCTGATAGCCATATTCACCCGCGACCGCGACGTGCAGACGATCGTCCATGAAGCTGCCACCCCAGGCGGCCTGCGCGGTGACGCCCTTGTCGTCGCCATAATCGGTGATGCCGGCCTGGAAATTGGCCTTGAAGCCCTTGAAGCGCTTGTTGGTCACGAAGTTGACGACACCGCCGACCGCGTCCGAGCCGTAGGAAGCGGACGCGCCGCCGTTCACGACATCGACGCGCTCGACGAGCAACTGCGGGAACTGGCTGACGTCCGGCACGCCCGAATAATTGGCACCGACAAAGCGCTGGCCGTCGAGCAGGGTCAGCGTGCGGATCGCGCCGAGGCCACGCAGCGAGAAGGAGCTGAGGCCCTGGATGCCGCTCGACGTGCTGCCGACCGAGGTGGCGCGCCCGGTGGAGCCCTGTAGCGAAGGCAGCTGCGTGATCGCGTTGAAGATGTTCGGCTGCGACAGCTTGGCGATGTCCGCGGCGCCGATCACCTGCGTCGGCGTCGGTGCGGCGAAGCCGCTGGAGGTGATGCGCGATCCGGTGACCACGATGTCAGCGATCTGCGCAGGACCTTCTGCCGCGGCCTGTGTGGTCGTCACGCTCGGCGTCTCGGCCGGTGCCGCCGGATCGACGGTCTGGGCCATGACGGGTGCGGACAGCAGCGCCATCGACAGAGCCGCTCCGCTCACCGTGAGCGAAACACGCCGCCGGATCAGGGCATGGCGATGGGTGGAATGGATTGTCAGCATCAGGCTCCCCTCTTTTCCCGATCGATCAGGGGAGGGGCGTGAATCCCACGGCGCGCGCCGCCGAAAGGCACGGCCCGGCCGCGGTCAGCCCGCGCTCACGAGCAACGCCTGGGACTTCAAGACAACCTCACCTGTCGATCGTTATGATCAATGTCCACCAAATGAGCGACATTGTCGACAAAATAATAATCTTGTGTGCAAGATTTTTCAACGCGGATTTGCGTTGAAAAAAATCGTGAATTTTCAGGGTTGTGGCTCGCCGTTGCGTGCGATCCAGAGGCGGGTGCATTCGGATTGCACGCGCATGTAGCGGCTATAGCCCGCGCTCCCGAGGACGAAGGGATTGGGCTGGCCGGGCTGGCGATAGCGGAGCATCTCCAGCCGTTCGAGCGCCTCATAATGGAGCGGGTGGTTGCCGATCTGGCTGTCGACCTCGGCCTTCGCGGCGATCGGGATCCAGCGCGCGATCGAGCGGATCTGCGCCGCGCGCAATTCCGGCGTCCAGGGCAGCCCGAGCCCACCGTAAAAGCCCACGACATGGCGCTGGCCGCGATCGTGGACCGGAAAGATGGTCGAAAGCGTGCCGGCCGTGTGGCCGGGCGTCACCTGGAAACGGATCGGGACGCCGCCGATCACGCGTGTTTCGCCATCGGCCACGGCGATGTCGCGGGTCGGGGGATCGCCCCAGCCGGACACCTTCAGCCGATCGGCGCCGGTCATCCCATCCCAGTCGATGGCGGAGGCGATGACATGCGCGCCATATGTCTTCTGGAAGAAAGCCGCGCCGCCATAATGATC
This DNA window, taken from Sphingomonas sp. AP4-R1, encodes the following:
- a CDS encoding TonB-dependent siderophore receptor, translated to MLTIHSTHRHALIRRRVSLTVSGAALSMALLSAPVMAQTVDPAAPAETPSVTTTQAAAEGPAQIADIVVTGSRITSSGFAAPTPTQVIGAADIAKLSQPNIFNAITQLPSLQGSTGRATSVGSTSSGIQGLSSFSLRGLGAIRTLTLLDGQRFVGANYSGVPDVSQFPQLLVERVDVVNGGASASYGSDAVGGVVNFVTNKRFKGFKANFQAGITDYGDDKGVTAQAAWGGSFMDDRLHVAVAGEYGYQGGVPNPGFGIVGANGRDWYNSPAFVQTGTTNTPAGQPRIFYIQNAQQYQYSKYGLITSGPLQGIAFGANGQPYQFQYGSNGVPTGTGAVTNCTPSFCSGGDTSGVVGAGTSLASKLERFNAYTRVGYDFAPDNEIYFTFNASRVKSENSPNPGYAQQANLTIQCGLANVNANPFLPASIQQACTNNNITSFQYGSALAQLGDFIRVVPVRTSLRGVIGATGKFEALGTGWSYDAYYEYGHNYTNLNVYNMLNLSRFRAAYQAVRLPDGTIGCSSAAARAAGCVALNIIGDGGVTEAALNYVKPKIGPYQHTWSSQNAAALNINGQPFETWAGPVSVAFGYEYRREWFKTKADPYGNGVTADNPNTADYPADPTQNTTTGGNWYAGNYKNGSGRYNVNEGYIELDVPISNEDMIGRMNLNGGFRRTRYSTSGWINSWKIGGTWDTPLKGIRLRAVTSRDVRAPNLSELFRTPTFANATYLDTRAPGTSPTAGQFVQAPSNTIGNTALKPETSRNTTGGVVFNGAQAGFLPGFNASFDYYDIKVKGIITPFTGQSAINQCFQQNITQFCSSFNLDIARGPLFVNEQLFNFAKVRTNGFDIEASYRRPLSGVGLPGSFTIRGLATRTLHYTETSGLPGTIPTEQAGNNRGNTPKWKVFGIQSWDTDTFSLSLTERWFSDGVYSNEYIECTPGSCPATDPTGNTSTINTNKMKGAFYLDLGGSYNVTKFLTAYFKVDNTFNKAPEPSPQNGVTYGFNPALYDVLGRTYRVGMRVNF
- a CDS encoding MBL fold metallo-hydrolase, producing the protein MMRGAALWAAGLLVAASAAAPPTPVADFPKPLDFPKEDTAEAAKHFNAARTIAGADLFPDFAHRCILDARYKQRTQGEQYNGLVEPFAAFDDLYSVGQMAVSAWVLRTKDGLVLFDSLNNADEARNIIVPNLERLGLNPRDIRTVIITHAHGDHYGGAAFFQKTYGAHVIASAIDWDGMTGADRLKVSGWGDPPTRDIAVADGETRVIGGVPIRFQVTPGHTAGTLSTIFPVHDRGQRHVVGFYGGLGLPWTPELRAAQIRSIARWIPIAAKAEVDSQIGNHPLHYEALERLEMLRYRQPGQPNPFVLGSAGYSRYMRVQSECTRLWIARNGEPQP